The Chitinophagales bacterium genomic interval CCCGAAAATGTATGTGGCTAGATGCTGGGCAAATACGCCTAACTGGAGCAACCCAAGAAATAGTTCCCCAATACTTATTACACAATGAAAAACTAGTGTTTAAGCCTGATGCAAACACAGAAGTAATACCATATATTGCCCAATACAACGCAACTTCAAAATCTGATGAACATTACATTCTCCAATGTGCCATATTTAATCAGAGTAATAATACAATAGCAAACAAAACTATTGATTATGAAGATGGATTAAGCATCCAATTCTACCTTTTAAACAAACCCTCAAAAGTAGGGGCCACAATTTATATTACAGACACGCAAAATCAAACAATTATCACCACATCACCCTATTTAACAAACGAACAAGAATATGTTACATTCAATAGCGAAACTATAGCCTTCACCTGCTTTATTCCCCCACGTTATTTAAACATTGGCAGGTACTTTGTAAACATTATTGTTTTTGACTCTAATAATGAAATTGTGGAACAGCGTGTTCGAGTACTATCATTTGGAATAGATTGCCAAAACGAAAGGCTTAGATTTATTCTTGAGAAAATACCCGTAAAGACAATTCCCGATTTTACTTGGCATATTGAACCCATATCGTCATAATGCCATATACTCTTTGTAAAATCTATTAGCCAAATCTGTACCAAATTTCTCTGACCCTCTAGTATTGAAATGTACTGCATCATAAAAATATTGAAACCCGGTATCAAAGTTGCGCATATCTATTACTTGTATATTTTGCTCATGGCAAAGACGTACTATTAAATTATTATACTGTGTTATTAGTACTAAAAATTGCTGATATTCTTCATCGGTGGGTTGGAATACTGGCATGTTTCGAGAATACCAACTTTTACTAAGCATTTTCATTACATTAACCTCTGTTACAAAAACAGGTTGTATTTGCCGTGCCTTACAAATAGCTATAATTTGTATTAATGCTTGCTCAACTTGAGAAAGTACAATAGTGCTATCTGTAATAAGTTGGTTTCCTCTTACGTCCTTAAATTCATCGTAAGCAGTCTTTCCGGTTATGGCTTCAAAATAATTCTTCACTCCTCCCAAAAATCCTTCACTTGATTTTCCTTTCAATGCTGCATAAGCTTCTACATTAAAAAAAATACCCTTTTCCGGATTCATATTGTTGTACTTTCCATAATGAGCAAGCACACCAATATCATTTAAGTTAGCATAGAAAAAAGCATAATCAAGCCTTTTATCAAATAGATTATTCACCAACACATTTATAGTATGCTGCGAATGAGAGCCACCTGCCGCTGCATTAAACACATTTATCTTTTTTCCTGTAAGTGCTTCTAAATGTCGCGTAAACACTTCCGGCATCCGTTTCCCCTCATCTACAAACAAACACTGTACCGTGCTGCCTCCAAAGAATGCAATCTGCAAATCGGGATGTTGGTGATTGGCATCCGTAACTATACAGCCATTAGAATCTACTTTGTAGTAATACTTCTTTTTTTCTAAATGAAAACTATCTAAACCTAATACACTTGCATCCGGTATAAAATAAGTAGTACCACTGGGTTTAAGCAAGCGCATACGCACTAAGAATCGTGAATTCAACTCAGATAATAGTTGGCTTTCACCTTCCAACACTCCAATATAATTAACTACTAATAATGCTAAAACAAGTACAACCAACCCAAGCAATACCTTTACCAACCTAATATGAAGAATCATAAAACTTAATAATCAAAAGTACGTTATGTTTGTGAAATGAGGCTACAGAATTATTGGAAAAAATTTCTTGCCACCTTTCGTTCCGAAAAGAAGAATGAGATTGCCCTACCGCAATTTAAACCAGTTGCCGTACATAGTTTTATTACCCAGTCTTCATTAGCTTATCAAATTTATACCGATGGCTATGCCCTCATAGATTTACCATCACAGTTTTCATTAAAAGAAATATCGGAGCTTTTTGCTCATACCCATTCTTTTTCAGCAGAAACAAGTGGTGTATTCTTTGGCGTGTTTTCTAATAATGTAAAATACAAAAAGTATGTTCACGAAACGCTATGCAATATAGCTTACAAGGCATTTGACAACTTGTTTCAAAACTACCAGATTCAAATAGCCAATTTTGCAGTTAAAACCTCAGGGCACAATACCTTTGTTCCTTTCCACCAAGACAACGCTTCTGTAGATGAAGATTTATACTCATCAATAAATGTATGGATTCCATTGCAGGATGTAAACACTCGAAATGGAGCGGTATGGCTGGTGCCTAAATCGCATCATTTATATTATGGGCATAGATGCACATCTATACCATCCTTGCTAGAAAACATTTCAGACAACTTGTTTCCATTTGCTTTACCGATTCAAGTTAGCAAAGGACAAGCACTCTTATTCGATACTAGAATCTTCCATTTTTCAAACCCTAATTTAAGTTCCGATACGCGAGCAGCAGCCGTGTTTAGAGTTTCCAATAAAGAAGCAAAAGTTAGAGCCTATTACTACGACAATAGTTCCAAAACTCCATCTATTGAAGCATGGAATTGCCCAAGCGATCACCTGCTGATAACACAGGCCTACAATGATAAACACCGCCCAAAACAAGGAGAATTAGAATGGAAAAAAGAACTGCCAATTGAACCTTTGCAACCCGATACATTTTTACAACTTGCCGCTAAACTTAAAATTCCACCAGTAAATAAATGCACCGATGGCAAAGGCAGCACTACTTTTTTAAGCGAGCCCAATGAATAACACCATAAAAATAATTGTATCCGCACTTGCTATTACACTTGTATTTGCAACAGGATACTTTCTTGTTTTTACGCCACTGCCTGCCCACTCCTACACTATAAGCAAAATCAATTTATGTGCCGACACCACCATTCTTTTAACCACCAAGAAAACAACTTCAGATAATTGCGCAATAAGTTTTGTAAACAACTGCAAGCAAGGTAACATAGGCATTTGGATTAAAAATAACCGCTATCCCGATTATAGATTCCAAGATAGCGTATGCGCTTACCTTGCTCAAAAATCGCAAAACGACTCTGCTAAAGCCATACTACTTTGGGATATCATTGCTTCATCGGGCTTTCACTATGCCTATGAATATAATCACCAATTGCCCGACCATTTAGAGCCGCGCTCCTTATATTCCTTTCCTTACTTCTTATGCGGTGAAAAAGCCGGAATATACTATAACCTCGCTACCGAATGTGGTCTAAAAGCAAGAGTAATTCATCTTAAAAACCATATTGCTAACGAAGTATATTTTAATAACAACTGGCACTTTATAGATGCAGACGAAGGTGTACTTTTTAAAACCAATACAGGAAAAATTCTTAGTGCAGCAACACTAAATACAAATAGAAATCTAATAAACAACAACACTGCTGTATTGGCTTCTAAAAGCAATTTCAGTCCCGTATGGAGGTATAAAAACTATTTCAACACCACTATTGCACAAGCCAATAGCCAACAGTTTTCAGCAACCAACAATAAACACATCAGCAACAAAATTGTATTAGAAAAAAACAACCTTCTTACTTTCAACTGGCACAATACCTCTTTATGGAAACAATTCTTAAATGAGCGATACCAATTCGATGGCAGCGGCACGCTGCAGCAATACTTTCGCGATGGTGCACAATTGCACACACACGATTCCATTACTGCAATTACCAACTACAATGCGCCCTTTTTTCCAATCTCCATAACTGTTGCTGCACCCACTGCTGTGCCTGTACTTTTATACATCCAACTTACCGATAGGCAAACGGGAACTACGCAAACTACTTACATAGGAAACTTAAACAACCATCATAAAATTGAATATCATTTTGAAGCTCCGCAAACACCGCAAATACACTATCAATATAAACTAATAGCAAAGAGCAATTCAGCCCAAGCAATACAAAACGTAAAAGCCACACACACCTTTTTATTTAACAGCGAAATTTTAAACTTGCCTGCCGGTGGAGTATTTGAAATTGAAGCAAGTCAAACTTCAATTTAAGCTATACTTACACGCCAAAACTGTGTTCGAGAGAATGTACAAGCATGAAACCTGTATCCTTTTAATAGATCTACCTACCTTTCCTAAAGGTACCATAAGCTTGTCTTTACTTACAGTAGCCTCACACATTAAAGCATTAGGAATAGTTGAAATTTTCGACTTAAATATACAAACAGAGCAAGCTTTACTCCATCAAATACAAGCAAAAAAGTATGCCATTATTGGCATGAAAGTAAGCGCTCAAAACTATTTTATTGCCAAAAACTTAACCCATGCTATAAAGCAACTACCACAAAAATCAAAGATTATTTGGGGAGGCGAGTATCCTACCTTAATGCCCGAAGAATGCTTACAAAATGCAGATACCATTGTTACAGGTTTGTTTCATAGCATTGCACCTCAACTTATAGCCGATTTTAAAAAAGATACTCTGCAACGCAGATACACAGGAAACAATCAAGGTGTTTCAATTGATAACGATGCCATAAATTTTAACCTTTTAGGCAACATCAATCGTTACAACAAATTCATGGGTTTACCATTAGAAACTACGCGCGGCTGCACCGAGGTATGTACCTTTTGCATGGTGCATACTATGCAGGCAAAGCACTACCATACCAAACCAATAGAAAATATACAGGCAGAAGTTAAAGCAATAGGCAACAACTTCATCAATATCATTGATTACAACTTTGGAGTAAACAAATCGCATGTAATTGAAGTATGTAAAATCATTGAAACCTCAAATGCCATAGGATTCATGGCAGAAATGTGTATTGAACTTTTAGACGATGAAGAAATTTTAACTGCACTTGCCGCAGCCAGATGTAAAATGATATACTGCGGATTAGAAACCATAGACGAAACAGCCCTAAAGTCTATTCATAAAATGAATACCAATCACATAGAAAACTACACGCGCATTATTGAAAAAGTACAACGCTACGGAATTCAAATTGCATCGGGTTTCATATTGGGAATGGCAGGAACCACCAATGCCACATTTAAAAAATCGCTCAATTTTTTTGAATACTTAGGAATCATGTATGTAAAACTTACTTTCCTAACCTATAACCCCGGCACTAGGGCACACACCTACTACAAAAAGAAAGGATCCTATATTGCCAAAGAACCCATGCACTACGATGGAAACCATTTAAGCTATTTGCCAGATAGTGTATCTGAAGAAACCATACATGCAGGAACCGATTATTTTGTAGATAAATTTTACTCCCTATCTGGTCTTATTAGAAGAGCCTTCAAAACCAATGGAAACTTCAAAGCAAAAATGGCATTTGTACTTTTCAATTACTGTTATAGTCGCCCCTATAAGCTATGGATAAAACACCAATTGTTTAGCAACGATGAAGCCTTTAAAAAGGCACTAATGCAGCCTTATCAAAAAAGTACTATATTACGCATGGCAGAATCATTGCTGCTCTACATTTGGAAACAAGCCAAGTAATATGAAAAAGATAGTGTACCTACTCTTTACAATAGTTAGCTTAGGAATTTTAGGGTGTGGCTACTTTAGTTCTTCGCCCAAAGACACTCATAAAAGTGCACTACCCAAAGGCTTCGATACATTAAGCCGACAGGCTCAAGTAATGGTATGTGCCTCTTGCCACCAACGTGAATATGAAAACGAAATGCGAGGACCGCATGCAAGATCCCATAAAGGTGTTGAAGAACTCAAAGCCTATGTTAACAACAAACAATACGACTGCGATTTTTACAAAAATCATGTAAATGAAATTAGTGAAACCGCTTGTCTATCCTGCCACAGCACCTCCAATATGTTTGAAACCATGTTTAAAGAAAATGGAAAACCATATACCGGCAAACTGCCTATTGCACGTAAAGACAAAAAGTCTTTCAGTACAGGAGTAGACTGCATGACCTGCCACTACGATGGAAAAAATGTATTAAAAACATCTTCTACATCTGAAAGTACTAAAGGATGTACTCCAAAATTCAATGCAAAGTTGGCAACAAACGATGGCTGTAAACCATGCCACTTCAGCAACTGGGTATCTGATACAAAAACATACTTTGGCAATGTAAGTAATGAAGTAAGTTGCCTCAGTTGCCACCAGCAATACGATAAAAATGGAAAACCAACACATTATATCTACAATAGGTTCAGTTCACCGGACAGCACTTTCGCCAACCTTCTTGCAAAGTTTTTCACACCAAAAGATATTGCTGTTACCCCAGCCGGAGTTAAAGTGATTTGGCAAAACAATGTTATGCCGCATAATATTTCAGAAGGACCTGAAAACATTATTGTCATTAGTGCCTACACCTCCAACAACAAATTGGCAGCTACCGGAAAAATCTACCTTAATAAAAAAGCTGTACATGATGAGGCAATGTTAGGTGTGTTTAATAACCAACGGCTACCTGGTGTAATTGGTTACACTCCTATTTACAATGAAACCACCATTGATACAGTCTTCAAGTTTAAAGAAGGAATGGCGAATCAGAAAAAATACCGTATAGAAATAAAAGGCTTGAACAAAGGTCAGTATTGGTTTAACGACTCTACCGCACATCTTCGATACCAAAATAGCTTTTGGTTGTAGTAAAGTTGCTTTGGCTACACCGGCTCAGAAATGATATTCATTTCGTGCAGCGGCTGCATTAAAACGGGCACATTGGTAGCCTGCACACCATTAGCTGCCGCCATACTCATAAAGTCATATACAGTTACGGCTTCTAGAGGTGTTTCGATGGTTTTAATAAGTTCTCCGCGATAAGGACGCTCTGTGCAATTTTTGTAGAAAGCCGTATTGGTTATTAAAAAATCATCTGTTTGGCTATAAATTTCATACGCACTATTGGCAATGCTTTCATCTTTGTAAACCGACCATATTTCAGCCTCCTGCGGAAAAATACCGCTCATTACAACTATTCTTTCTTGCGTACTTTCGTTGGTGTGCGAATAGTGTACTAGGCGGTTATCAAACATCAATATATCTCCGGCTTTAAGATTTATTGGTTGCAGGTATCGGAAAAGAACCTCTTGGTAAGCAGCAAAAGGTGCAGCAAAAGAAATGCCCCGCAAAAAATGAAACATGCGATGGCTCTTAGGTATTACACATAAAGTACCATTATTCAAATCTGTATCCTGCAAAGGAGTCCAAAGACTCAAAGGCGAATAAACTGTTTCGTCTAAACCTGTAGAATCTTGGTGCAATGTAAAATCGCTTCCCTTACCCTGTTTCTTTACAATAAAAGAATTGATTACAGTCTTGTAATCAACAAGCAAATTGTCGTACACCGGCTTTAATATTTCATATATCTCATTGTGTACTTTCTGGCGGTAAGCTAAATCATCGGAATATAAACTATAAAACATTCCTCCACCTTCATTTCCTCCAAAATTGTGAAGTGCAGCATACAATTCGCGCAAACGCTTTACATTTTCAACACCAATATTGCCACCAATACAATAACCGATTTCTAATAGTGATTGGCGTTGATTTTCACACTTAACTACTTTATGAATAGGTATATTTTTCATTGCTAAAAAGTATGGTTGGATACTGTACAAAGCTAACTTACTGTGCCAAATAAAAAAAGCGGATTGCATGCAACCCGCTTTAAAATATCTTGCTACTGCTTTAATTATTCATCTAAGGTAACTGTAGTACGACTTCCGCCTTGTATCACTTCGGCATCGCTATCGCAAGTACCATCTCCGTAATCTACAAACTTGGTAACAAAATACGGGCTTTCCAGTTTTAAAATACCCTCCACAAAGAAATCGCAATCTGAAAGAATTAGTGGACTGGTAATGGTTTGCGTATAGGAAAAGCCATCATTATCTATTCCTGATCCTGTTCCTGTAACACTAAGCAAGCGGCTTTCATCTGGTGAAATACTTTCGATCAATAAATCGGTAACACCATTCATCTCCACTTTCTGATATTTACTACTAGTTGTTACATTGAAATTAACTACACCATAATGATTCCCACTACCATTCAATCCACTGTATTCCATGCGCATAGTTCCATCCACTATCTTTCCATCTATCGTTACATTATGAAATGTAGCGATAGCATATTCGCCAGCTGTTTTAAAATCATCACCCCAAAAAGTTACATCTATAGTACCGGTATATACCTTGTCGGTAGTGTCTTGGCAAGCAACTGTATTGAGGTTTACTGAGGCTGTACGCGGATACGACACCGTGTCTTTAACTACAACTGCACAATCTGGGAAATCAAATACTTCACTCGATATTCGCAAATTGGCCTTATCTTTAGTTCCCAATAGCGACATTACCAAATTTTGCATCTTCATGCCCAATACAATCCGTTGGTTGTTGCTGGCTGGCAGTGTAGCGCTAAATTGTTTTTCTTTTTCTGCTTTGGGCAGGGTTTCTACTTCCTTTTTGCAGGAGTTCATCATCATGATACCCGATGTAGCTAGGGCAATCACAAATGCGTTTTTAATCATTGTTTTCATAATTGTTTAAGTTTTTTGTGGGTATTACGGCAAATCATTATTTTTTGTTTCAATACAACTCAAAAAAAACATAGCACCAGCCATATATAATGGCTACTATACATTGTAAAAGCAATCTTGTAATACTTCTTATTTGCCCCCTGGCAAAAACTTTTCTTGTAGTAAATAATACCATGCCATACCACCAGCTAAAGCACCCATGCTGTTGGCCATAATATCTAACCAATCGAAATGGCGATCGGCAGTAAATACCTCTTGGCATACTTCTATTGCTATACCAAATAATATACAAGCCAACCATACCAAAGCAATTGGCACCTTCCTAAGCAGCGTTATTTGCAATTGCCTCCGCCAACCGTACATTGTGAATACAAACAACAGTAGGTAAAATATAAAGTGCACTAATTTATCTAAGGCAACAATTTGAACATTAGGCAAATTTCTACCCGGCAAAAACGATAACACCAAAATTAATATTGCCCAAGCCAGCGAAAGAAAATTATACCGAAAAAACATGTTTGTAACGCTTTGTGTCCTCAAAACTCTCAAACATTTTTAGAATACAGAAATATAATTTCACCGCTTATTCTAAACTTAAATACGGCTTTAACTTATTAAAAACACTATCTGAAAACAGCCCTGCCCTTTGTACCTCTTCTAACCTTTCAAAGCCACCGTGTGTAGTTCTATATGCCACAATCACTTGCGCTTGCTTATACGA includes:
- a CDS encoding phytanoyl-CoA dioxygenase family protein, yielding MKNIPIHKVVKCENQRQSLLEIGYCIGGNIGVENVKRLRELYAALHNFGGNEGGGMFYSLYSDDLAYRQKVHNEIYEILKPVYDNLLVDYKTVINSFIVKKQGKGSDFTLHQDSTGLDETVYSPLSLWTPLQDTDLNNGTLCVIPKSHRMFHFLRGISFAAPFAAYQEVLFRYLQPINLKAGDILMFDNRLVHYSHTNESTQERIVVMSGIFPQEAEIWSVYKDESIANSAYEIYSQTDDFLITNTAFYKNCTERPYRGELIKTIETPLEAVTVYDFMSMAAANGVQATNVPVLMQPLHEMNIISEPV
- a CDS encoding SGNH/GDSL hydrolase family protein, with protein sequence MILHIRLVKVLLGLVVLVLALLVVNYIGVLEGESQLLSELNSRFLVRMRLLKPSGTTYFIPDASVLGLDSFHLEKKKYYYKVDSNGCIVTDANHQHPDLQIAFFGGSTVQCLFVDEGKRMPEVFTRHLEALTGKKINVFNAAAGGSHSQHTINVLVNNLFDKRLDYAFFYANLNDIGVLAHYGKYNNMNPEKGIFFNVEAYAALKGKSSEGFLGGVKNYFEAITGKTAYDEFKDVRGNQLITDSTIVLSQVEQALIQIIAICKARQIQPVFVTEVNVMKMLSKSWYSRNMPVFQPTDEEYQQFLVLITQYNNLIVRLCHEQNIQVIDMRNFDTGFQYFYDAVHFNTRGSEKFGTDLANRFYKEYMAL
- a CDS encoding VanZ family protein, translating into MFFRYNFLSLAWAILILVLSFLPGRNLPNVQIVALDKLVHFIFYLLLFVFTMYGWRRQLQITLLRKVPIALVWLACILFGIAIEVCQEVFTADRHFDWLDIMANSMGALAGGMAWYYLLQEKFLPGGK
- a CDS encoding radical SAM protein, whose protein sequence is MYKHETCILLIDLPTFPKGTISLSLLTVASHIKALGIVEIFDLNIQTEQALLHQIQAKKYAIIGMKVSAQNYFIAKNLTHAIKQLPQKSKIIWGGEYPTLMPEECLQNADTIVTGLFHSIAPQLIADFKKDTLQRRYTGNNQGVSIDNDAINFNLLGNINRYNKFMGLPLETTRGCTEVCTFCMVHTMQAKHYHTKPIENIQAEVKAIGNNFINIIDYNFGVNKSHVIEVCKIIETSNAIGFMAEMCIELLDDEEILTALAAARCKMIYCGLETIDETALKSIHKMNTNHIENYTRIIEKVQRYGIQIASGFILGMAGTTNATFKKSLNFFEYLGIMYVKLTFLTYNPGTRAHTYYKKKGSYIAKEPMHYDGNHLSYLPDSVSEETIHAGTDYFVDKFYSLSGLIRRAFKTNGNFKAKMAFVLFNYCYSRPYKLWIKHQLFSNDEAFKKALMQPYQKSTILRMAESLLLYIWKQAK
- a CDS encoding ATP-binding cassette domain-containing protein produces the protein MQLPEVSIHCEQLCKKYPLQSQKSNEDKRMALNNISFTLHEGEVLGIIGANGSGKTTLLKILSGIIKPTAGKVSIRGNVLSIIDIGSEFNPDLSGEENIRISAALLLGASKSQIDTLIKDIVVFSELEDYINEPLKNYSMGMYLRLAMSIILFFRPDVLIIDEVLSVGDAYFMAKSFPKLNEIVERGTTVVFASHNLKDILSFTRKCMWLDAGQIRLTGATQEIVPQYLLHNEKLVFKPDANTEVIPYIAQYNATSKSDEHYILQCAIFNQSNNTIANKTIDYEDGLSIQFYLLNKPSKVGATIYITDTQNQTIITTSPYLTNEQEYVTFNSETIAFTCFIPPRYLNIGRYFVNIIVFDSNNEIVEQRVRVLSFGIDCQNERLRFILEKIPVKTIPDFTWHIEPISS
- a CDS encoding phytanoyl-CoA dioxygenase family protein; this translates as MRLQNYWKKFLATFRSEKKNEIALPQFKPVAVHSFITQSSLAYQIYTDGYALIDLPSQFSLKEISELFAHTHSFSAETSGVFFGVFSNNVKYKKYVHETLCNIAYKAFDNLFQNYQIQIANFAVKTSGHNTFVPFHQDNASVDEDLYSSINVWIPLQDVNTRNGAVWLVPKSHHLYYGHRCTSIPSLLENISDNLFPFALPIQVSKGQALLFDTRIFHFSNPNLSSDTRAAAVFRVSNKEAKVRAYYYDNSSKTPSIEAWNCPSDHLLITQAYNDKHRPKQGELEWKKELPIEPLQPDTFLQLAAKLKIPPVNKCTDGKGSTTFLSEPNE